In the Quercus lobata isolate SW786 chromosome 5, ValleyOak3.0 Primary Assembly, whole genome shotgun sequence genome, one interval contains:
- the LOC115992194 gene encoding plastid-lipid-associated protein, chloroplastic-like, giving the protein MAFVSQLSQFTLSAVTPKTQFTPRASVFAPNSVKIGAKRVEKTRIWTGELVRERPTFRVRAGSEEELGPEKEEGPAVAVAEVEEEVKTVEPSEIDRLKKALVTSFYGTNRGLSATSETRAEIIELITQLEAKNPTPAPTEALTLLNGKWILAYTSFAGLFPLLSRGTLPLVTVEEISQIIDSENFTVQNIVQFSGPLATTSISTSAKFEVRSPKRVQIKFEEGIIGTPQLTDSIVIPENVEFLGQKIDFTPFKGLINSVQDTASSVAKTISRQPPLKFSFSNSNAESWLLTTYLDEELRISRGDGGSVYVLIKEGSSLLTA; this is encoded by the exons ATGGCCTTTGTGTCACAGTTAAGCCAATTCACTCTCTCAGCGGTCACTCCAAAAACCCAATTCACTCCCAGAGCTTCAGTTTTTGCGCCAAATTCTGTTAAAATCGGAGCAAAACGTGTCGAGAAAACCCGAATTTGGACCGGGGAATTGGTCCGGGAGAGGCCGACTTTCCGGGTCAGAGCGGGGAGCGAAGAGGAGTTGGGTCCTGAGAAGGAGGAGGGGCCTGCGGTGGCGGTGGCGGAGGTAGAGGAGGAGGTGAAGACGGTGGAGCCAAGCGAGATCGATAGGCTGAAGAAGGCTTTGGTGACCTCGTTTTACGGGACTAACCGAGGGCTAAGTGCGACGAGCGAGACAAGAGCCGAGATTATCGAGCTTATCACGCAGCTGGAGGCGAAAAATCCCACCCCTGCACCCACCGAGGCCTTGACTCTTCTCAATGGAAAATGGATTCTCGC GTACACATCTTTTGCAGGTTTATTCCCATTGTTGTCGAGGGGTACACTGCCCTTAGTGACGGTAGAAGAAATATCACAGATAATTGACTCAGAAAATTTTACGGTCCAGAATATTGTCCAATTTTCCGGGCCATTGGCTACAACTTCAATTAGTACAAGTGCCAAGTTTGAAGTCCGAAGTCCAAAGCGTGTGCAG ATCAAATTTGAAGAAGGTATCATTGGGACTCCCCAATTAACTGACTCCATAGTGATACCCGAAAATGTGGAATTTTTGGGGCAAAAGATTGACTTTACACCCTTCAAGGGCTTAATCAACTCTGTTCAAGACACAGCTTCATCTGTTGCAAAGACCATTTCCCGCCAACCACCATTGAAGTTCTCTTTCTCAAACAGCAATGCTGAATCATGGTTACTTACCACATACCTTGATGAAGAACTTCGAATTTCAAGGGGAGATGGTGGCAGTGTGTATGTTCTCATCAAGGAAGGCAGCTCCCTCTTGACAGCCTGA